The proteins below come from a single Mustela erminea isolate mMusErm1 chromosome 14, mMusErm1.Pri, whole genome shotgun sequence genomic window:
- the LRRC18 gene encoding leucine-rich repeat-containing protein 18 produces the protein MAKGGKGPKGKKITLKVAKNCIKITFDGRKRLDLSKMGITNFPKCILRLNDVDELDLSRNMIRKIPESISKFQNLRWLDLHSNYIDKLPESLGQMTTLLYLNVSNNRLITNGLPAELNQLKNIRTLNLGLNHLDSVPTTLGALKELHEVGLYDNLLTSIPNSISKLPKLKKLNIKRNPFPKSEESDTFLDTIKRLDNLYLVEDKDLCSNCLKKCQQARDKLNKIKNIATGAPRKAIFSNLVSPNSMAKDSQEDWRIRSTSP, from the exons ATGGCCAAGGGCGGGAAAGGCCCTAAGGGCAAGAAGATCACCCTCAAAGTGGCCAAGAATTGTATCAAAATCACATTTGATGGGAGAAAACGCCTTGACTTGAGCAAGATGGGAATTACCAATTTCCCCAAGTGTATCCTGAGACTAAATGATGTGGATGAGCTCGACCTTAGCCGGAATATGATCAGAAAAATCCCTGAATCAATCTCCAAGTTCCAGAACCTGCGGTGGCTGGACCTGCACAGCAACTATATTGACAAGCTTCCTGAGTCCCTCGGCCAGATGACAACTCTGCTCTACCTCAATGTCAGCAACAACAGGCTCATCACCAATGGGCTGCCTGCGGAGCTCAATCAGCTCAAGAATATCCGTACCTTGAACCTAGGCTTAAACCACCTGGACAGTGTGCCCACCACCCTGGGTGCTCTGAAGGAGCTCCATGAGGTGGGGCTCTATGACAACCTGCTGACCAGCATCCCCAACAGCATCTCCAAGCTCCCCAAGCTCAAAAAGCTCAACATAAAGCGAAATCCCTTTCCCAAGTCGGAGGAGTCAGACACATTCCTAGATACCATCAAGAGGCTGGACAACTTATATCTGGTGGAAGACAAGGATCTTTGTTCAAATTGCCTGAAAAAATGCCAACAGGCCCGGGACAAGCTGAACAAAATCAAGAATATTGCCACAGGAGCTCCGAGAAAGGCCATCTTTTCCAATTTGGTCTCACCCAACTCTATGGCCAAGGATTCCCAGGAAGACTGGAG GATCCGTTCAACATCTCCCTAG